The following are encoded in a window of Mycobacteroides chelonae CCUG 47445 genomic DNA:
- a CDS encoding type I polyketide synthase encodes MESADHPNNPAPRFAIIGYAARFPGAANADEFWDVLREGRDAISEVPADRWDADEFFDSEPGAPGKVVTRRAGFVDDVTGFDAPFFGMSTREVRLMDPQHRLLLEMAWRAVEHSGIAPTDLAETNAGVFVGLATHDYLGMASDELTFPEIEAYMAIGTSNAAAAGRISYRLGLQGPSVAVDTACSSSLVAIHQACQALQLGECDLALAGGANVLLTPATMITFSHAHMLAPDGKCKTFDAAADGYVRGEGSGVIVIKRLEDAIRDGDRIRAVIRGSAINQDGASGGLTVPNGVAQQRVIADALKRAGVAPSDVGYLEAHGTGTSLGDPIEAQAAGAAYGIGRAANDPLLIGSAKTNIGHLEAAAGIAGVIKVVLSLENELLPQHRNFQNPSPHIPWDRLPVEVVKEATAWERNGRPRIAGVSSFGFAGTNAHVILEEAPVAAEIETAEEPESTGDRFSILPLSARTPAALVQIADQYRSWLNGHPEATLADLCFTAGVGRAHLEHRAALVVNSREAAVELLGAVADDRPAPGLGRGESHDTPKTAWLFTGQGSQYPGMARELFDTEPVFAETLKRCAAVVADVLEKPLLDVIFDVDGPDAEATLRQTAYAQPALFAVEMGLARLWQSWGFEPDVVLGHSVGQYAAACVAGVFSLEDGAALMAERGRLFGSLPAGGRMAAIFAAAERVESLTDDFPSLSVAAYNGANTVLSGPAQDLEKAVAGLVAEGIRCDFLETSHAFHSALLDPILDEFEVYAGKFNYKTPQRILIDNRTGTALGRSVKLDGAYWRRHARQPVEFAKSVRTLADMNCKVLFEIGPQPVLTAAALRAWPDPATAPRAIASLRRNTADHRQITEAAADAYVLGHLPDFGAFRHGHARKLDLPTYPFEHRQYWFSDKRNADNRDATKQQQPASGSRTEAVRLLEDGKIEELANLLGGTSGDQQTLAVLTKLAAQHNQQRTTQTIADDRYQFRWDKSPMPLAGADTSTATTWLLVGDVAGAAAPLVDALTARGQQYRILGLPTSDADEQQLADEFRSAVSGDSALRIVHVAALDGGASSARSLLRMQHQILGGTRRLFRAAAAAELRAPIWVITRGAQRITDTDTVAPEQSALWGFGRAAALELPQVWGGLADLADASAAEWSQFISRASASSDAAAREDQIALRDQSVYVPRLVRRENLPSGTPLEVRDNATYLVTGGLGSIGLEIAGYLAARGAKNLVLTSRREPNETAQQRIDALGAQHGCEVRVVTADVADAHDVARLLAGVQADLPPLAGIVHAAGEIGTTPLSDLDDSEVDRVFAGKVWGAWHLSEAAADLKLDFFISTSSIASVWGGFGQTAYSAANAFLDGLAWRLREQGIAGTSVNFGPWTAGMADAESRARLEQRGIKTLSPSDALAGLADVVAASQSNGGAQGVVARIDWTRFLPLYQQAGRRAFLAELEREVPSHLAASQGVPQSGTTQLVERLAGAPVQQRKKLLTDYLRDAVAEVTRVDVSEIREDAGFFDLGMDSLMAVELRQRMEQGVGKEIPVTLVMDHPRISDVADYLLGEVLGLSEQAKPAPQRVSAVTDRTDEPIAIVSVSCRFPGAPDPEAFWEVLSGGVDAIREVPEDRFDIDEFYDPDPETAGKTYTRFGGFLDGIDGFDPEFFGISPREAVWIEPQQRLMLETVWEGLERAGYSPAALRGSRTGIFAGVGANEYAHLLSSESIDKIEPYFITGNALNAISGRVAFALGFEGPAVAVDTACSSALVAVHQAVQALHSGDCDLAVAGGVNVLLSPVTVIAASRARMLSPVGRCKTFDASADGYVRSEGCGILVLKRLSDAERDGDRVLAVIPGSAVNQDGASSGLTVPNGGAQQRLIGTVLARAGLAGGDVDYLEAHGTGTPLGDPIEVQAAAAAYGGSREADRPLLMGSVKSNIGHTESASGAAGLIKVVLSLQNGVLPQSLHFEKPSPHIPWESLPVRVVDKAIPWEPNGRPRRAGVSSFGFTGTNAHVLIEEAPRRAVATDEGGPDETAATPEAQGDKVNVLPLSARSPEALAAVAQRYESWLSAHPEVDIEDVCLTAGSGRSHFEHRAALVVDSVESAREGLAELVQNRLRPGVIRGEHTNHPTTAWLFTGQGSQYPGMARELFDAEPVFAEIVTRCAEAVKDIVERPLLEVMFATDRETGGEAGKVLRHTSFAQPAIFAVEMGLARLWQSWGIEPDVVLGHSVGQYAAACVAGVFSLEDGARLIAERGRLFGSLPAGGRMVAVFSDAKHVEQIASDFPRVSVGAYNGPNTVLSGPGEDVEQAVARFEEEGIRCTWLETSHAFHSELLDPVLDEFESYAAQVQFATPTLPLVCNRTGAVLTAQTPIDAQYWRRHSRQPVQFAESVRTVAALGCSVLMEIGPQPVLTGAAVQVWPEHLAAPRAIVSLRKGVGDRRQIAEALAAAYVGGHRPNFAALQRHPRNTLELPTYPFQRRRFWPKSSGAAIEGGGGLSAGILGRGEDLASGDSVYISRLSVRSQPWLSDHVIYGTVVVPGATYAAMALAAVGTPARAKDVFFYEPIILPEKSSREVQLTLHPLEDGSGSKFQVHSRPYGERDVDWSLNAEGTVVPGIDDSADDAAGQTSEAEPVDAAIERMERMRPHELFETFADLELSWGPTWSGSLKSLWLGQGEAIGDVLVGEELAEQLGTEPMHPVLMDLCTGVAFPAFPALLAAEQGINDLFLPLRYGQVTLKEKMPRRFYCRARWHESALDSETQVFDLEYLDRDGRHLGGIREFTVKRAPREALLRGLGGDATRLLYTLGWHEVPVPPSEDGTAAASGTWLIAGFDELAARVPGCIPFDRTSNPELLGQVLAEAKERGVPFSGVVWRAAAPGAQESSTDEIARLETEIANLLSAVHTVQNGAQNGVKLPDGLWIVTERAVATESGEPVDPVQASLWGFGRTTINEEPALRAKLVDGDGSPEAVQALANLLATPVEEPEIAVRQGKLLASRLLPWSRSGNLTVPRGSDYALLPTERGAIDNLRITEKEVEAPDEGYVQVRVEAAGLNFRDVLNVLGLYPGDPGPIGGDFAGVVTQLGEGVTEVAVGQRVYGSMQGAFASRFNAPAQFLAPIPDGVSAVEATTIPAAALTVRLAFDWAQLKPGDRVLIHAASGGVGLAAIQMAQQCGAEVYATASTFKRATVRKLGVKYVYDSRTTDFADQILADTDGHGVDVVLNSLTSEGFVEATVRATAKNGRFAEIAKRDIWTSEQMAEARPDIAYEIVALDTVMFQEPERIRGLLTEVSDGLAKGEWTPLPAEIYPLTEARTAFRRMQQARHIGKIVCQMPNPLAPQPDRTYLITGGLGAIGLHTASYLAQLGAGDIVLTSRRAPDVDAQRLIEEISERSKARIHVFTADVGEESEVVKLLERIRAELPPLGGIAHLAGVLDDALLGQQSVERFRTTLAPKAFGADYLDRLTKDEDLDFFIVSSSVSSLFGSPGQSNYATANAWLDGLIARRRSQGLPATGVNFGPWGQGGMASSEAATANISAQGLIPLDPSAALAALAEVIANGVGQATVIKANWQRAAKVLGSSRPPILDLVLPSAVGEVTGDSELLKQLMEIPVPQRAGFVTEFLQREVQNFLRLAQPPAATSRFLDLGTDSLMAIELRNRLHSQFGGKFTINATAVFDYPTIGGLGEYLVAQLPDAESESQEEQPAVEAAQSESESESDTDTVPAPSDEVSEPAR; translated from the coding sequence ATGGAATCCGCTGACCATCCGAACAATCCCGCCCCACGTTTTGCAATCATCGGATATGCAGCGCGTTTTCCCGGTGCCGCCAACGCGGACGAGTTCTGGGACGTGCTGCGTGAAGGCCGTGACGCGATATCGGAGGTACCCGCTGACCGGTGGGATGCCGATGAGTTCTTCGACTCTGAACCCGGAGCTCCCGGCAAGGTCGTAACCCGTCGTGCCGGCTTCGTCGATGACGTGACGGGATTTGACGCGCCGTTCTTCGGTATGTCGACGCGCGAGGTCAGGCTGATGGACCCGCAGCACCGATTGTTGCTGGAGATGGCTTGGCGGGCGGTGGAGCATTCCGGAATCGCCCCAACGGATTTGGCCGAGACCAATGCCGGCGTGTTCGTCGGTTTGGCCACCCATGACTACCTGGGAATGGCGTCCGATGAGCTGACTTTTCCGGAGATCGAGGCCTACATGGCCATCGGCACCTCCAATGCTGCGGCCGCCGGCCGCATCAGCTACCGGCTGGGGTTGCAGGGACCCTCGGTTGCCGTCGATACGGCGTGCAGCTCGTCATTGGTAGCAATTCATCAAGCGTGCCAAGCACTTCAACTCGGAGAGTGCGATCTCGCGCTGGCCGGCGGTGCGAATGTCCTGTTGACCCCGGCCACAATGATCACGTTCTCGCATGCGCACATGCTGGCGCCCGACGGCAAGTGCAAGACATTCGACGCGGCCGCGGACGGCTACGTGCGTGGTGAGGGATCCGGCGTCATCGTCATCAAGCGCCTTGAGGATGCAATCCGCGACGGTGATCGAATCCGGGCCGTGATCCGGGGCAGTGCGATTAACCAGGACGGCGCATCGGGCGGGTTGACGGTCCCCAATGGCGTTGCTCAGCAGCGTGTTATCGCCGATGCGCTCAAGCGTGCCGGTGTCGCGCCGAGTGACGTCGGGTATCTGGAGGCGCACGGCACCGGAACATCGTTGGGCGATCCGATCGAGGCCCAGGCCGCTGGCGCGGCCTACGGCATCGGCCGTGCGGCGAACGATCCGTTGTTGATCGGCTCAGCGAAGACGAACATCGGACATCTGGAGGCGGCCGCGGGTATCGCGGGGGTCATCAAGGTCGTGCTGTCACTCGAGAACGAATTGTTGCCGCAGCACCGCAACTTTCAGAATCCATCGCCGCATATCCCCTGGGACAGGCTCCCGGTGGAGGTCGTCAAGGAGGCCACCGCGTGGGAGCGCAACGGGCGCCCACGTATTGCGGGAGTTAGCTCGTTCGGGTTCGCCGGGACCAACGCTCACGTCATTCTCGAAGAGGCCCCGGTAGCGGCCGAGATCGAAACGGCCGAAGAGCCGGAGTCGACGGGAGACCGGTTCAGCATTCTGCCGCTGTCGGCGCGCACACCCGCCGCGTTGGTGCAGATCGCCGATCAATACCGCAGCTGGCTGAACGGGCACCCCGAGGCCACGTTGGCGGACCTGTGCTTCACCGCCGGAGTGGGGCGCGCACATTTGGAGCACCGCGCCGCGCTGGTGGTCAATTCCCGCGAAGCCGCCGTGGAGCTGCTCGGCGCCGTCGCCGATGACCGCCCGGCACCGGGTCTGGGGCGTGGGGAATCCCATGACACGCCCAAGACGGCGTGGCTGTTCACCGGTCAGGGCAGCCAGTACCCGGGCATGGCCCGTGAGCTGTTCGACACCGAGCCGGTGTTCGCCGAGACGCTGAAGCGTTGCGCGGCGGTGGTGGCCGATGTTCTCGAAAAGCCGTTATTGGATGTCATTTTCGATGTAGACGGTCCAGATGCCGAGGCGACGCTGCGGCAGACCGCCTATGCACAGCCCGCCTTGTTCGCAGTGGAGATGGGCTTGGCCCGGCTCTGGCAATCGTGGGGCTTCGAGCCGGATGTGGTGTTGGGGCACAGCGTTGGTCAGTATGCGGCAGCCTGCGTCGCGGGCGTGTTCAGCCTCGAGGACGGCGCCGCGCTGATGGCCGAGCGCGGCCGCTTGTTCGGCAGCTTGCCCGCCGGCGGGCGGATGGCAGCTATATTCGCTGCCGCCGAGCGGGTGGAGAGCCTGACTGACGATTTCCCCAGTCTGTCGGTTGCAGCTTATAACGGTGCCAATACCGTATTGTCCGGTCCCGCACAGGATCTGGAAAAGGCGGTGGCGGGGCTGGTCGCCGAGGGCATTCGGTGTGACTTCCTGGAGACCAGTCACGCGTTCCACTCGGCCTTGCTCGACCCGATCCTCGACGAGTTCGAGGTGTATGCCGGCAAGTTCAATTACAAGACACCACAACGGATCCTGATCGACAACCGCACGGGCACCGCGCTGGGTAGAAGTGTGAAACTGGACGGTGCGTACTGGCGCCGGCACGCACGTCAACCGGTGGAGTTCGCCAAGAGCGTGCGCACCCTCGCCGACATGAATTGCAAGGTGTTGTTCGAGATCGGCCCGCAACCGGTACTCACCGCCGCCGCGCTCCGCGCCTGGCCCGACCCGGCCACCGCGCCGCGGGCGATAGCCTCCTTGCGTCGAAACACCGCGGACCACAGGCAGATCACCGAAGCCGCTGCCGACGCGTACGTCCTGGGGCACCTGCCCGATTTCGGTGCGTTCCGGCACGGCCACGCGCGAAAGCTCGACCTACCCACCTATCCGTTCGAGCATCGCCAGTACTGGTTCAGTGATAAGCGAAACGCCGACAACCGCGACGCCACGAAGCAGCAACAGCCTGCTTCCGGGTCGCGCACCGAAGCCGTCCGTCTGCTCGAGGACGGAAAGATCGAGGAACTCGCGAACCTACTTGGCGGTACAAGCGGCGACCAGCAGACCCTGGCAGTCCTGACAAAGCTTGCGGCGCAACATAACCAGCAACGCACTACACAGACCATCGCGGACGATCGTTACCAGTTCCGGTGGGACAAGTCGCCCATGCCGCTCGCGGGTGCCGATACCAGCACGGCTACCACCTGGCTTCTCGTGGGTGATGTAGCCGGCGCGGCCGCGCCTCTGGTCGATGCGCTCACTGCGCGTGGACAGCAGTACCGGATTCTCGGGTTGCCGACGTCCGACGCCGACGAGCAGCAGCTTGCCGACGAGTTCCGTTCCGCGGTATCAGGCGATTCGGCGCTCCGCATCGTGCATGTCGCTGCCCTCGACGGGGGTGCCTCTTCGGCGCGGTCGCTGCTGCGGATGCAACACCAGATACTGGGCGGAACGCGGCGACTGTTCCGCGCGGCCGCCGCTGCTGAACTGCGGGCACCCATCTGGGTGATCACCCGTGGTGCCCAGCGCATCACCGATACCGACACTGTGGCGCCGGAACAGAGTGCCCTGTGGGGATTCGGCCGTGCGGCAGCCCTTGAGCTTCCACAGGTGTGGGGTGGACTCGCTGATCTGGCCGATGCCAGTGCCGCCGAATGGTCACAGTTCATCAGCCGTGCTTCCGCATCGAGCGATGCGGCGGCCAGGGAGGATCAGATCGCATTGCGCGATCAGTCGGTCTACGTTCCCCGGCTCGTGCGGCGGGAGAATCTGCCCAGCGGTACTCCGCTGGAAGTCCGCGACAACGCAACCTACTTGGTAACCGGCGGGTTGGGTTCGATCGGACTGGAGATCGCCGGTTACCTGGCCGCGCGCGGCGCGAAGAATCTGGTGCTGACGAGTCGGCGTGAACCGAACGAGACCGCGCAGCAGCGCATCGATGCACTGGGCGCTCAGCACGGCTGCGAGGTTCGGGTGGTCACCGCCGATGTCGCGGACGCACATGACGTCGCACGCCTGTTGGCGGGCGTGCAGGCCGACTTGCCGCCGCTGGCCGGCATTGTCCATGCCGCCGGGGAGATCGGCACCACCCCGCTCAGCGATCTCGACGACTCCGAAGTCGACCGCGTCTTCGCCGGCAAGGTCTGGGGCGCCTGGCATCTGAGCGAAGCAGCGGCCGACCTGAAGCTCGACTTCTTCATCAGCACCTCCTCCATCGCATCGGTGTGGGGTGGTTTCGGTCAGACCGCCTACAGCGCGGCCAATGCCTTCCTCGATGGACTTGCCTGGCGTCTGCGTGAACAGGGAATCGCGGGGACCAGCGTCAATTTCGGTCCGTGGACGGCAGGCATGGCCGACGCGGAATCCCGCGCGCGACTGGAACAACGTGGAATCAAGACGTTGTCCCCGTCCGATGCGCTGGCCGGCCTGGCGGATGTGGTGGCGGCCTCCCAGTCGAACGGCGGGGCGCAGGGCGTCGTCGCCCGCATCGACTGGACCCGTTTCCTACCGCTCTACCAGCAGGCCGGAAGGCGAGCATTCCTGGCGGAGTTGGAGCGCGAGGTGCCTTCGCATCTGGCCGCATCGCAGGGTGTCCCGCAGTCGGGCACGACGCAGCTGGTCGAACGGCTCGCGGGTGCTCCGGTGCAGCAGCGCAAGAAGCTTCTGACCGATTACCTGCGCGATGCGGTGGCCGAGGTGACGCGCGTGGATGTCTCGGAGATCCGCGAGGATGCGGGGTTCTTCGATCTCGGCATGGATTCATTGATGGCCGTCGAACTGCGCCAACGCATGGAACAGGGTGTGGGCAAGGAGATTCCGGTCACCCTGGTGATGGATCATCCGCGCATTTCCGATGTTGCCGACTATCTGCTCGGCGAGGTGCTGGGCCTCAGCGAGCAAGCCAAGCCGGCGCCGCAACGGGTATCGGCGGTCACGGATCGCACCGACGAGCCGATCGCGATTGTCTCGGTGTCGTGCCGGTTCCCCGGCGCGCCGGATCCCGAGGCCTTCTGGGAGGTGCTTTCCGGGGGCGTCGACGCGATTCGCGAGGTGCCCGAGGACCGCTTCGACATCGACGAGTTCTATGACCCGGATCCAGAGACCGCGGGCAAGACGTACACACGCTTCGGCGGATTCCTGGACGGTATCGATGGATTCGATCCCGAGTTCTTCGGCATTTCCCCGCGCGAGGCCGTCTGGATCGAGCCGCAGCAGCGACTGATGCTCGAAACGGTATGGGAGGGCTTGGAACGCGCCGGATACTCGCCGGCCGCGTTGCGCGGCAGCCGAACCGGCATCTTCGCGGGCGTGGGCGCCAACGAGTACGCACACCTGTTGTCGTCGGAATCGATCGACAAGATTGAGCCCTATTTCATCACCGGTAATGCGCTCAACGCGATATCGGGGCGTGTTGCCTTCGCGCTGGGATTCGAGGGACCAGCGGTCGCGGTGGACACCGCGTGCAGCTCTGCGTTGGTGGCGGTCCACCAGGCCGTGCAGGCCCTGCACTCCGGTGACTGCGATCTGGCAGTGGCCGGTGGTGTGAACGTTCTGTTGAGCCCGGTGACAGTCATTGCCGCCTCGCGCGCCAGGATGCTTTCGCCGGTCGGGCGCTGCAAGACATTCGATGCGTCTGCCGACGGCTATGTGCGCAGTGAAGGCTGCGGGATTCTTGTGCTCAAGAGATTGAGCGATGCGGAGCGCGACGGGGACCGGGTCCTGGCCGTGATTCCGGGTAGCGCGGTGAACCAGGACGGCGCATCCAGTGGACTGACCGTTCCCAACGGCGGGGCGCAGCAACGACTCATCGGAACGGTGCTTGCGCGTGCCGGTCTGGCGGGTGGGGACGTCGATTACCTTGAGGCGCACGGAACAGGTACCCCGCTGGGTGATCCGATCGAGGTGCAGGCGGCTGCCGCGGCCTACGGTGGCTCGCGTGAGGCAGACCGGCCGCTGCTGATGGGCTCGGTCAAATCCAACATCGGTCACACCGAATCGGCTTCCGGTGCAGCAGGTCTCATCAAAGTGGTGCTCTCGCTCCAAAACGGGGTGCTGCCGCAGAGTCTGCACTTCGAAAAGCCGTCCCCGCACATCCCGTGGGAGTCGTTGCCAGTTCGGGTGGTGGACAAGGCCATTCCATGGGAGCCCAACGGTCGGCCACGGCGCGCCGGGGTGAGCTCGTTCGGATTCACCGGCACCAATGCCCACGTGCTCATCGAAGAGGCACCGCGACGGGCAGTGGCGACGGATGAAGGTGGCCCCGACGAGACGGCCGCTACACCAGAAGCTCAGGGCGACAAGGTGAACGTCCTCCCGCTGTCCGCCAGGTCGCCGGAGGCGCTGGCTGCGGTGGCGCAGCGTTACGAGTCCTGGTTGAGCGCCCATCCAGAGGTCGACATCGAGGATGTGTGCCTCACCGCGGGGAGTGGGCGGTCGCACTTCGAACATCGTGCCGCTCTCGTCGTGGACTCGGTGGAGTCCGCGCGCGAGGGGCTGGCCGAGTTGGTTCAGAACCGGCTGCGCCCCGGCGTGATTCGTGGCGAGCACACGAATCATCCGACAACGGCATGGCTGTTCACCGGACAGGGCAGTCAATATCCCGGCATGGCGCGTGAGTTATTCGACGCAGAGCCGGTTTTCGCGGAGATCGTCACGCGCTGCGCGGAAGCCGTCAAGGACATCGTCGAGCGCCCCTTGCTGGAGGTGATGTTCGCCACCGATCGCGAGACGGGCGGAGAAGCCGGGAAGGTACTGCGGCACACGTCATTCGCGCAGCCAGCCATCTTCGCCGTAGAGATGGGTCTGGCCCGACTGTGGCAGTCGTGGGGCATTGAGCCCGACGTGGTGCTGGGCCATAGTGTCGGCCAGTACGCGGCCGCATGCGTCGCCGGAGTGTTCAGTCTGGAGGACGGTGCGCGACTGATCGCCGAGCGCGGCAGGCTCTTCGGCAGTCTGCCCGCGGGCGGGCGAATGGTGGCCGTCTTTAGCGACGCCAAGCATGTCGAACAGATCGCGAGTGATTTTCCGCGGGTGTCGGTGGGCGCCTACAACGGACCGAACACCGTGCTCTCGGGTCCGGGCGAGGATGTGGAACAGGCGGTCGCGCGCTTCGAGGAGGAGGGAATCCGGTGCACCTGGCTGGAGACCAGCCACGCGTTCCATTCCGAGCTGCTGGACCCCGTCCTCGACGAATTCGAGTCGTACGCAGCGCAAGTACAGTTCGCGACTCCCACGTTGCCGCTGGTGTGCAACCGCACGGGTGCGGTGCTGACGGCACAGACCCCGATCGACGCCCAATACTGGCGACGGCATTCCCGTCAGCCGGTGCAGTTCGCCGAGAGTGTGCGCACCGTGGCCGCGCTGGGGTGCTCGGTGCTGATGGAGATTGGCCCACAGCCGGTGCTGACCGGCGCCGCGGTGCAGGTCTGGCCGGAGCACTTGGCCGCTCCGCGGGCAATTGTCTCGCTGCGCAAGGGAGTCGGCGACCGACGCCAGATCGCCGAGGCACTGGCCGCGGCGTACGTCGGCGGCCATCGGCCCAATTTCGCCGCGCTGCAGCGCCACCCGCGTAATACGCTGGAACTGCCGACCTATCCCTTCCAACGCCGCCGCTTCTGGCCGAAGTCGTCCGGCGCCGCCATCGAAGGCGGAGGCGGCTTGTCCGCGGGCATCCTGGGTAGAGGCGAGGACCTTGCCTCCGGCGATTCCGTCTACATCAGCCGGTTGTCGGTCAGGTCGCAGCCGTGGCTGTCCGACCACGTCATCTACGGCACCGTCGTCGTACCCGGCGCAACGTATGCCGCGATGGCCCTGGCGGCCGTCGGCACTCCGGCACGGGCCAAGGATGTGTTCTTCTACGAGCCGATTATTTTGCCGGAGAAGAGCTCTCGTGAGGTGCAGCTGACGCTGCATCCGCTGGAGGATGGCAGTGGGTCGAAGTTCCAGGTGCACAGCCGTCCCTATGGCGAACGCGATGTTGACTGGTCGCTGAACGCTGAAGGCACCGTCGTGCCAGGTATCGATGACAGTGCCGACGATGCGGCCGGCCAGACCTCGGAGGCCGAGCCGGTTGACGCGGCCATCGAGCGGATGGAGCGCATGCGTCCGCACGAGCTGTTCGAAACCTTCGCTGATCTGGAACTGTCCTGGGGCCCAACCTGGTCCGGTTCTCTGAAGTCACTCTGGCTTGGTCAGGGTGAGGCCATCGGCGACGTCCTCGTCGGTGAGGAACTCGCAGAACAGCTCGGTACCGAGCCGATGCACCCGGTGCTGATGGATCTGTGCACCGGTGTGGCCTTCCCGGCGTTCCCGGCCCTGCTCGCGGCCGAGCAAGGCATCAACGATCTGTTCCTGCCCTTGCGGTATGGCCAGGTGACGTTGAAGGAAAAGATGCCACGGCGCTTCTACTGCCGGGCCCGGTGGCATGAGAGTGCCCTGGACAGCGAGACCCAGGTCTTCGATCTCGAATACCTGGATCGCGATGGCCGTCACCTCGGTGGGATTCGTGAGTTCACGGTGAAACGTGCGCCGCGCGAGGCATTGCTGCGTGGGTTGGGCGGCGATGCCACCCGCCTGCTGTACACCCTTGGCTGGCACGAGGTTCCGGTGCCACCCTCGGAGGACGGCACCGCGGCGGCAAGCGGTACCTGGTTGATCGCCGGGTTCGACGAGCTGGCGGCCAGGGTGCCGGGCTGCATCCCGTTCGATCGGACGAGTAATCCGGAACTTCTCGGACAGGTGCTGGCAGAGGCCAAGGAACGCGGCGTGCCGTTCTCCGGTGTCGTCTGGCGTGCCGCCGCACCGGGTGCGCAGGAGTCGAGCACGGATGAGATCGCGCGTCTGGAGACCGAGATCGCCAACCTGCTCAGCGCCGTGCACACGGTGCAGAACGGTGCACAAAATGGCGTGAAACTTCCCGATGGTCTCTGGATCGTCACCGAGCGCGCCGTGGCCACCGAGTCCGGCGAGCCGGTCGATCCGGTGCAGGCTTCCCTGTGGGGATTCGGGCGCACCACCATCAACGAGGAACCGGCGCTGCGCGCCAAGCTCGTTGATGGTGACGGCTCACCCGAGGCTGTCCAGGCGTTGGCGAATCTGCTGGCTACGCCAGTGGAGGAGCCGGAAATCGCTGTGCGGCAGGGTAAGCTGCTGGCCTCGAGATTGTTGCCGTGGTCACGCAGTGGCAATCTCACGGTGCCGCGCGGGAGTGACTACGCTCTGTTGCCCACCGAACGTGGTGCCATCGACAACCTGCGGATCACCGAGAAGGAAGTCGAGGCGCCGGACGAGGGATACGTGCAGGTGCGGGTGGAGGCCGCGGGTCTCAACTTCCGTGACGTGCTCAATGTGCTGGGTCTGTACCCGGGTGACCCGGGCCCGATCGGCGGTGACTTCGCCGGTGTCGTCACGCAATTGGGTGAGGGCGTCACCGAGGTCGCGGTGGGTCAGCGGGTCTATGGCTCCATGCAAGGTGCCTTCGCCAGCCGGTTCAACGCACCGGCTCAGTTCCTGGCGCCGATTCCGGATGGGGTCAGTGCGGTTGAGGCCACCACGATTCCCGCTGCTGCGCTGACAGTTCGGCTCGCCTTCGACTGGGCGCAGCTGAAGCCCGGCGATCGTGTGCTCATCCATGCGGCCAGTGGTGGTGTGGGATTGGCCGCGATTCAGATGGCGCAGCAGTGCGGTGCTGAGGTTTATGCAACGGCGAGCACCTTCAAGCGGGCGACCGTGCGCAAGCTCGGCGTGAAGTACGTGTATGACTCGCGTACAACCGATTTCGCTGACCAGATCCTCGCCGACACCGATGGGCATGGCGTTGACGTGGTGCTCAACAGCCTCACCAGCGAGGGGTTTGTCGAGGCGACTGTGCGGGCCACCGCCAAGAACGGCCGTTTCGCCGAGATCGCCAAGCGTGATATCTGGACTTCGGAACAGATGGCCGAAGCCCGCCCAGATATCGCCTACGAGATCGTCGCGTTGGACACCGTGATGTTCCAAGAGCCCGAACGTATTCGGGGCTTGCTGACGGAGGTTTCGGACGGTTTGGCCAAGGGGGAGTGGACACCACTGCCCGCGGAGATCTACCCGCTGACGGAGGCCAGGACGGCATTCCGCCGCATGCAGCAGGCCCGCCATATCGGAAAGATCGTGTGCCAGATGCCGAATCCGCTGGCACCACAGCCGGATCGGACCTATCTGATCACTGGTGGGCTGGGTGCAATCGGCCTGCACACCGCGTCGTATCTGGCTCAGCTCGGTGCCGGTGACATCGTGCTGACCAGTCGCCGTGCTCCAGATGTGGACGCGCAACGGTTGATCGAGGAGATCAGCGAGCGCTCCAAGGCCCGCATCCACGTCTTCACCGCCGATGTCGGCGAGGAGTCCGAGGTTGTGAAGCTGCTGGAGCGGATTCGGGCGGAGCTGCCCCCGCTCGGCGGCATCGCGCATCTGGCAGGCGTGCTCGATGACGCCCTGCTGGGTCAGCAGAGCGTCGAGCGATTCCGGACCACCTTGGCGCCCAAGGCGTTCGGTGCCGATTACCTTGACAGGCTGACGAAGGACGAGGATCTGGACTTCTTCATCGTGTCCTCCTCGGTGTCCAGCTTGTTCGGTTCGCCCGGTCAGTCCAACTATGCGACGGCCAATGCGTGGCTCGACGGTCTGATCGCCCGGCGCAGGTCGCAGGGCCTGCCCGCCACCGGCGTCAACTTTGGCCCCTGGGGTCAGGGAGGTATGGCCTCCTCGGAGGCGGCGACCGCGAACATCAGCGCGCAGGGCCTGATTCCGCTGGATCCCTCGGCGGCGCTCGCGGCTCTGGCCGAGGTCATCGCCAACGGCGTCGGCCAGGCCACCGTCATCAAGGCCAATTGGCAGCGAGCGGCGAAGGTGCTGGGCAGTTCGCGTCCGCCGATCCTGGACCTCGTGTTGCCGAGTGCCGTGGGCGAGGTAACCGGTGACAGCGAGTTGCTCAAGCAACTGATGGAGATACCGGTGCCGCAGCGGGCTGGTTTCGTGACCGAGTTCCTGCAGCGCGAGGTGCAGAACTTCTTGCGCCTGGCACAGCCGCCGGCCGCGACGAGCCGGTTCTTGGATCTTGGTACGGATTCGCTGATGGCGATCGAGCTGCGTAACCGGCTACACAGCCAGTTCGGTGGCAAGTTCACCATCAACGCGACGGCGGTGTTCGACTACCCGACCATCGGTGGGCTCGGGGAGTACCTCGTGGCGCAATTGCCGGATGCGGAATCCGAATCGCAGGAGGAACAACCCGCTGTGGAGGCTGCGCAGTCCGAGTCCGAGTCCGAGTCAGATACGGACACGGTGCCCGCACCATCTGACGAAGTATCCGAGCCGGCGAGGTGA